One genomic window of Corallococcus caeni includes the following:
- a CDS encoding DUF1592 domain-containing protein, with translation MARRRYWMSSALLAASLSFMTACEGQISDAANPRNPGSGGGNPDGTNNPPPAVEQPARSVRVARLTHAQWVSSVKDLLKLDAAPTALAQTFRADPSQSGFLFDNDARALSVDEALWGAYQRAAADLAGQVATDATKLGKLLPPGSTTDEARAKAFVESFGLRALRRPLSADEVEAYLALYRKGPQAYPTMAAFQGGLRMVLEGFLQSPLFLYRVERSTQAADGKVPLDAFEVASRLSYALWNSMPDDALFAAAREGLLSQREGVAAEARRMMADPRARGVVDAYHQVVFDVPRYGRILPNPTRFPNVTTKLAESAAKENALFVEDVVFGRKGRFADLLTSRDTFVNDELARIYGLTGTFTSAFVPVTLDGTQRRGVLTQVGFLASHATSVDPDPIHRGVFLSEHLLCQKIGAPPANIPALPAPNGRTNREVVASHTEGPGTVCASCHATLINPLGFPFENFDAVGGYRTTDNGHPVDASSSPGIGGQKVPVKDALDLADALANAQAVHACYARHWVEFLSGRPAVAEDDALVQRLGKLSQAGQLSIVDLVVEVVTGVGFVNRHPEELP, from the coding sequence ATGGCGCGACGTCGATACTGGATGAGTTCCGCGCTGCTCGCGGCCTCCCTGAGTTTCATGACTGCCTGCGAAGGCCAGATTTCTGACGCGGCGAATCCGCGCAATCCTGGCTCCGGTGGCGGCAACCCGGACGGCACGAACAATCCCCCTCCAGCAGTGGAGCAGCCGGCGCGCTCGGTGCGCGTCGCGCGGCTGACGCATGCGCAGTGGGTGAGCAGCGTGAAGGACCTGCTCAAGCTGGACGCGGCGCCCACGGCGCTGGCGCAGACGTTCCGCGCGGATCCGTCCCAGAGCGGCTTCCTCTTCGACAACGACGCCCGCGCGCTGTCGGTGGATGAAGCGCTGTGGGGCGCGTACCAGCGCGCGGCGGCGGACCTGGCCGGGCAGGTGGCCACGGACGCGACGAAGCTGGGCAAGCTGCTTCCTCCCGGCAGCACCACGGACGAGGCGCGCGCGAAGGCGTTCGTGGAGTCCTTTGGCCTGCGCGCGCTGCGCCGCCCGCTGAGCGCGGACGAGGTGGAGGCGTACCTGGCGCTGTACCGCAAGGGGCCGCAGGCATACCCGACGATGGCCGCGTTCCAGGGCGGCCTGCGGATGGTGCTGGAGGGCTTCCTCCAGTCGCCCCTGTTCCTCTACCGCGTGGAGCGCAGCACGCAGGCGGCGGACGGGAAGGTGCCGCTGGACGCGTTCGAGGTGGCCTCCCGGCTGAGCTACGCGCTCTGGAACTCCATGCCGGACGACGCGCTGTTCGCCGCCGCCCGCGAGGGCCTGCTGTCCCAGCGCGAGGGCGTGGCCGCCGAGGCGCGCCGGATGATGGCGGACCCCCGGGCGCGCGGCGTGGTGGACGCCTACCACCAGGTCGTCTTCGACGTGCCCCGCTACGGGCGCATCCTCCCCAACCCCACGCGCTTCCCCAACGTCACCACGAAGCTGGCGGAGTCCGCGGCGAAGGAGAACGCCCTCTTCGTGGAGGACGTCGTCTTCGGGCGCAAGGGCCGCTTCGCGGACCTGCTCACGTCGCGCGACACCTTCGTCAACGACGAACTGGCGCGCATCTACGGCCTCACCGGGACGTTCACCTCCGCCTTCGTGCCGGTGACGCTGGACGGCACGCAGCGGCGGGGCGTGCTCACGCAGGTGGGCTTCCTCGCGTCGCACGCGACGTCGGTGGACCCGGACCCCATCCACCGGGGCGTGTTCCTGTCGGAGCACCTGCTCTGCCAGAAGATTGGCGCGCCGCCGGCCAACATCCCCGCGCTGCCCGCGCCCAACGGCCGCACCAACCGCGAGGTGGTGGCGTCGCACACGGAAGGGCCCGGCACGGTGTGCGCGTCCTGCCACGCGACGCTCATCAACCCGCTGGGCTTCCCCTTCGAGAACTTCGACGCCGTGGGCGGCTACCGCACGACGGACAACGGGCACCCGGTGGACGCGTCCTCCTCGCCGGGCATCGGCGGGCAGAAGGTGCCGGTGAAGGACGCGCTGGACCTGGCGGACGCGCTCGCGAACGCGCAGGCGGTGCACGCGTGCTACGCGCGCCACTGGGTGGAGTTCCTCAGCGGACGCCCCGCGGTGGCGGAGGACGACGCGCTGGTGCAGCGGCTGGGCAAGCTGTCGCAGGCGGGACAGCTGTCCATCGTGGACCTGGTCGTGGAGGTCGTGACGGGCGTGGGCTTCGTGAATCGCCACCCGGAGGAGCTGCCGTGA
- a CDS encoding DUF1552 domain-containing protein, with amino-acid sequence MKLSRRRVLQGLGGVVLGLPVLEGLLPRKAQAAEPGALPYAIFLRQADGVATAQTTSELGSEPERFWPEPLGNLTTTTLAGKSLLELADHRARLLVVRNVNMKDYNYGDGHARGALQCLTARGPAVEGAGGNSEASGESLDHRIGRELNPQKRDSLFLYAGRAGGWLGGPCISHRGSASRRAALHDPWVAYQTMVGGPGGLTPEAREQLLVRQKSLNDLVSGQLKALQSRPELSSTDRQRLDLHLSNVRDLEVALSCRARADEELRFQNEAPGYNSTDGDKVLASVRLHMDIAVLAVACGTTRSVAIQVGDGNDGSTRYRDPTTGQLMENFHYISHRRLSHDAQGSVIAGSDLLHSRVDAQFAQTFNYLLDRLAAYSMPDGKKLVDQGVSVWFNDLGNGPAHSARNVPFILAGSCNGYLKQGVAVTVASGNSNPNLNRMLNTIGAAVGLKNAAGGPLDDFGDPALPKGLLTELLA; translated from the coding sequence GTGAAACTGAGCCGTCGACGCGTGTTGCAGGGCCTGGGTGGCGTCGTGCTGGGCCTGCCGGTGCTGGAGGGGCTCTTGCCCCGGAAGGCCCAGGCTGCGGAACCCGGCGCGCTTCCGTACGCCATCTTCCTTCGTCAGGCGGATGGCGTGGCCACCGCGCAGACCACCTCGGAGCTGGGCAGCGAGCCGGAGCGCTTCTGGCCGGAGCCGCTGGGCAACCTCACCACCACCACGCTCGCGGGCAAGTCGCTGCTGGAGCTGGCGGACCACCGCGCGCGCCTGCTGGTGGTGCGCAACGTCAACATGAAGGACTACAACTACGGGGACGGCCACGCCCGGGGCGCGCTCCAGTGCCTCACCGCGCGGGGCCCCGCCGTGGAGGGCGCGGGCGGCAACTCGGAGGCGTCCGGCGAGTCGCTGGACCACCGCATCGGCCGCGAGCTGAACCCGCAGAAGCGCGACTCGCTCTTCCTCTACGCGGGCAGGGCCGGCGGGTGGCTGGGCGGTCCCTGCATCTCCCACCGGGGCAGCGCCTCGCGCCGGGCCGCGCTGCATGACCCGTGGGTGGCCTACCAGACCATGGTGGGCGGCCCCGGAGGCCTCACGCCGGAGGCGCGCGAGCAGCTGCTGGTGCGCCAGAAGAGCCTCAACGACCTGGTGTCGGGCCAGCTGAAGGCGCTCCAGTCGCGGCCGGAGCTGAGCAGCACGGACCGGCAGCGCCTGGACCTGCACCTGTCCAACGTGCGCGACCTGGAGGTGGCCCTGAGCTGCCGCGCCCGCGCGGACGAGGAGCTGCGGTTCCAGAACGAGGCGCCCGGCTACAACAGCACGGACGGCGACAAGGTGCTGGCCTCGGTGCGGCTGCACATGGACATCGCGGTGCTGGCGGTGGCGTGCGGCACCACGCGCTCGGTGGCCATCCAGGTGGGTGACGGCAACGACGGCTCCACGCGCTACCGCGACCCGACGACGGGGCAGTTGATGGAGAACTTCCACTACATCTCCCACCGCCGGCTGTCGCACGACGCGCAGGGCAGCGTCATCGCCGGGTCGGACCTGCTGCACTCGCGCGTGGACGCGCAGTTCGCGCAGACCTTCAACTACCTGCTGGACCGGCTGGCGGCCTACTCGATGCCGGACGGCAAGAAGCTGGTCGACCAGGGCGTGTCCGTCTGGTTCAACGACCTGGGCAACGGGCCGGCGCACTCGGCGCGCAACGTGCCCTTCATCCTGGCGGGCAGCTGCAACGGCTACCTCAAGCAGGGCGTGGCGGTGACCGTGGCCAGCGGCAACAGCAACCCCAACCTCAACAGGATGCTCAACACGATTGGCGCCGCGGTGGGCCTGAAGAACGCGGCCGGGGGCCCGCTGGACGACTTCGGCGACCCGGCGCTGCCCAAGGGCCTGCTGACGGAGTTGCTGGCCTGA